The DNA sequence CATTGGGTAGCTTTACAAGTTGAATCTCCAGCGGATGTAAATATCACTTCCGTTGCGGATAAATCAAGTGTTAATTATCCTCTCCAAAACGCTCAAGACATACCTCTTCCAGTTCAAGTTACAAATATAACTGCAAAGGTCGTCGGAAGTGTGGTCAAGATAAAGATAAGAACACAAACTGAGCGAGATGATTTCCTTGGTTTCAATATATACCGAAGCAAGGAAAATACAAGTTATGTTCTTGTTGGTTCTTACTTGAATCATTCAGCGTTGAAAGCTAAAGGGCTTGGTCCTTATGGTGGTGAATATGAGTTTGTGGATAAGGTGGTTGAATCTGGCAAGTATTTCTACAAGATTGAGGCGGTTGGAAGGAATGGGAGTAAAGAGTTGGATGTTGTGCAAGTTTTGATTGATATACCGAAGAAGTATGTTTTGCATCAGAATTATCCGAATCCATTTAATCCGACGACGACGATAGAGTTTGAATTGCCTGTATCTGCAAATGTTGTTTTAGAACTTTATAACATTTCAGGTCAGAAGGTGAAAGAGTTGTTCAGTGGTAAATTGCCAGCTGGATATCACAAGGTGGTGGTTGATGGGCGAGATTTAGCAAGCGGAGTTTATTTCTATGTTTTGAGGGCTAATGATTTCGTTGGTGTTAAGAAGATGGTCTTGGTGAAGTAAGGATTAATCATCCTTGTTTTTGTAGCCCCTCTTTACCTTCGGGTAAAGAGGGGTTTTTTGTTTTTGAATGAGTTGAAGAATTTTTGATAATTTCTGGCGCGTTTTTATATTTGATTTTGAAAAAATAAAACTAACTTAAATTTTACGAACTTGGGAAAGTCAACTTCCAAGATAACTTCCGCGATAAAGAAAGAAATTGCTGAGTTAGTAGATAGTTGGATAAAAAAGTATTTTTCTACTGATGATTTTGCCGAAATAAAGGAGATATTGGCAAAGATTGTAAGTGAGCAAATTGCTCTTGCTGAAGCACGGAGAAAGACGGAAGAGAATTTGAAATTGTAAGTGCGAATTATTCAAAAATCGTTTGCGTTTTAGTTGCACATTTTGTTTCAAATAACTTGCTGAAAATAAGGAAATTATAGTCAAACAAACTATGAATGGTAAATTAAAATGTCAGTTTGTGAATTTAGGGGGAGAGAGCAATTATTTTTTGAAAATTTTGATCTAAATCCGAGAGGAGTCGTTTTAAAAATTAAAAAAAATTTATGGAACGGAAATGAAAAAAATTGTCCTGTTATTCCTCGTATTTTTAGCATTGCCTTACAAATCAAGTTCGCAGGGCTATTTAAGAAATGATAGCGTTGCTACGCATACCTCTGGTATAACGATTAACGAGGTATCAGCAAGATCAGCGATAGTTGATTTTAATGCGGATGGTTCTACTTCTACGACTACAGATAGAGATGAATATATAGAAATCGTTAATAGTTCAAGTGAGCCGATTGATATAAGTGGTTGGATTTTGGGAGATAACAATTACAATTACACGATACCTTCTGGAACAGTTTTAGGTCCAGGAAATGCTCTCGTTGTTTTTACAAATAATGCTGATGTTTCAAATTTTGATCCAGGTCCAGGAAATATAGTTTTATCAGTTCCGACTACTTCTTTTGCGTTAGCTAACACAAACGATGCTGTTGGTTTGAAGAACTCGTATGGTTTATATATAGAAGTTTATTGGGGGACTGGCACATTAAATAGTACATTTACTTCTGGTGCAACACTTGTTGGAAGTAGAGTCAGATTAGAATCTTGGAATGAGGGTCAATCGCAGACGCGAAATCCTGATTATACAGGTAGTTGGATACAGCATCCGACTATATCAGGTGTTGTGAATTGGTCAAGGAACAATCCAACAAGAACTTTAACTAATCCGAAGGGATCACCTGGTAGGTATAACTATGCTGACATTCCATTGCTTGTTGATTTTAAATTTTTAAACGAAGTTCCAAATTCATTTGCTTTATATCAAAATTATCCGAATCCATTTAATCCGATTACGACGATTGAGTTTGATATAGCGAAGGAGGCAGATGTTAAATTTGAGATTTTCAATCTTAGTGGGGAAAAAGTTGTTGAGTTAATAAACAAAAGATTAAGCGCTGGTCGTTATAGCGTGGTAGTTAATCTTGGTGATATGCCAAGTGGAGTTTATTTCTACAGGTTGAAAGCTGGTGAATTTATCGGGGTTAAAAAGATGATTCTTGTTAAGTGATTGATAATTTGGGGCTTGGTGCGGAAGGGTTTTGTGAATCTTGTTATTGAGATAAAAAAAATCTTGACTTTTTCTTTTTTTGATATTATATTTATAGTGGTTTTTCCGCGGTAGCTCAATTGGCAGAGCAGCTGGCTGTTAACCAGCGGGTTGCAGGTTCGAGTCCTGCCCGCGGAGCTATTGCGTTTGTTAGTTTTAAGATAACTTCCTTCTATCAAAGGGGTAAGTTTAATTGTGTTTTGAGACGAATTTATTTGCTTTTTCTTTTTTCAATGATTTTTGAAAGTCGTTGCTTAAACAAATCTTTCAAGGCTTTTTCAGGTATTGGATTGGGTTTTTAGCATTTGTTTTAATTTTTTCTCGCCATGTTCTTTAAGAAGCATTCCGAAAGTGGAAGGTTTTTTGTTTGATTTTTTTCTGATTCGTTGAGATAGTGTTCTATTCAGTATAATTTCGCTGTCATTTTTGTAAATTAATTAATGTTGTCTGCTGCCTGATCTTTTAGCTTAAAAAACTTTGCAGTGTAGGAAATTTATTTTTAAATTAAGGCAAATAAAATTATGCGAAGTAAATGCCTGAATTTAGACAAAACAGGGCAACAAAGAATTGGGTGATCGTCGCAACAGAGCGAGCTAAAAGACCGCATGATTTCCTTGTCAAGGAAGAATTGAAGCAATTACCTGAATTTGATCCGAATTGTCCGTTTTGTCCTGGCAATGAGCAAATGACTCCACCTGAAGTTTTAAGGGTTGATAAAAACAATCAATGGCAAATAAGGGTTGTCCCAAATAAGTATTCGGCGCTTGTATCAGATATTGAATTGAAAAGAGAAATGAAATTTCAATTCTTCAGGAAGATAACTGGCTATGGGTTTCATTATGTTATAATTGAAACGCCGAAGCATAATTTAACCATTGCAACGATGACACCAGAAGAGGTTTGCGAAATTTTTAAAACTTATTTGAAACTTTACAAAAAGTTCATGTCTGAATCAAATATCAACACCGTTATAATTTTCAGAAATAACGGAAAACGAGCAGGGACCTCACTTGAACATCCACATTCGCAGTTAATAGCAAGCCCAATTGTCCCAACTCACATTAGACATTTACTTGAAGAGGCAACAAGATATTATGATGATCATGGCAGTTGTGTCTTTTGTGATATGATAAAAATTGAAATATATTCCAATGAGAGAGTCGTATATGAAGATGAAAACTTTGTTGTAATTGAGCCGTTTGCTTCTATTTCTCCGTTTGAAACTTGGATTATGCCGAAAAAACATAATGCTTGTTTCGGAAACATCACGGAGGCTGAAGCTTGTGAAATTGCCTTTGTTGTTTATTTGGTCTTGAGGCAACTTTATGAAAAACTTAACAATCCTGATTATAATTATGTGATCCATTCATCTCCATTTAAAGACGCCAACGAAGAATTTTATCATTGGTATATTCAGATTTTACCTCGGCTTACTATTCCAGCTGGTTTTGAGCTCGGGTCGGGAATTTATATCACCACTGCTTTACCTGAGGAAACAGCAAAGTTTTTAAAAATAAATAAAGGTGCAAATTAAATGCGTCTTGAGGCTTGTCCACACTGTGGCAAATTCGGAACATTGCATAGGTCAAGGTCAAGAAATATGTATGAAAAATTGGTTAAATTTTTTCTGCCATACAAAATTTACAAATGCAGTGAATGTGGATGGCGTGGATTTAGATATATTGGATGGACGACGAAGATCTTTGGAAGTGGTGTCAAAGGGAGAAGAAGAATCGCTAGATGGAAATTATATCTGTTCATTTTCATAATCTTTGCTTTGGTGTTTTTTGCTTATAGAAATTTTGAAAAGATAGGCACAACGCTTGCACCAATTGTTAAAGAAATTTTGCAAAGGTGAAAATGAACAAGAGAGAACTTGCAATTGAACTTGGTTTGACTTCTGAGGAATACGACAGGATAATTCAACTTATAGGGCGTGAACCTACTGTTGAAGAGCTTGGGATGTTTAGTGTGATGTGGAGCGAACATTGTAGCTATAAAAATTCCATCGCTGTGCTTAAAACTTTGCCAAGAAGCGGGGGAAGATTGCTCGTTTCAGCGGGAGAAGAAAACGCTGGGCTTGTAGATATAGGTGATGGACTTGCGATCGCTTTTAAAATTGAATCTCATAACCATCCGTCGGCAATTGAACCATATCAAGGTGCAGCAACTGGAGTCGGTGGGATATTGAGAGATATTTTTACAATGGGAGCGAGACCGATTGCGATTGTGGATTCACTTAGATTTGGAGATTTGTCAAATCCCCGTGTTAAGTATCTCTTTAATGGCGTCGTAAAAGGTATAGCTGATTACGGAAATAGTTTCGGATGTCCAACTGTGGCAGGTGAAGTTTACTTTGATAAAAGTTATACTCAAAATCCACTTGTAAATGCGATGGCTGTTGGGATCGTGGAGCATGACAGAATTGTTCGCGCTGTTGCGAAAGGTGAAGGTAATCCTGTTTTAATAGTCGGATCAAGCACAGGACGAGATGGGATCCACGGAGCAACCTTCGCATCTGAAGAAATAAGCGAAAAATCAGAATCAAAGAGACCATCTGTTCAAGTTGGGGATCCGTTTGCGGAAAAACTTTTACTTGAGGCAACACTTGAAGCGATAGAAACTGGCTATGTCGTCGGAATTCAAGATATGGGCGCAGCAGGGATAACTTGTTCAACTAGTGAAATGAGCGCAAGAGGAAAAAGTGGTATGGAGATAGACCTTGACCTTGTTCCAGTTCGTGAGAAAGGGATGACAGCTTATGAAATTTTGCTTTCGGAATCACAAGAGAGAATGTTAATGGTGGTGCAAAAGGGATTTGAAGATAAAATAATTGAGATTTTCAAAAAATGGGATTTAAATGCTTCCATCATCGGTCATGTGACAAGCGATGGTATGTTGAAGATAAAAAAAGATGGAAAAATCGTTGTTAACATTCCTGCGGATTCCCTTGTCGTCGGAGGTGGTGCACCTGTTTATTATAGAGATTCAAAAGAGCCAGAATATCTTAAAAAAGTTAGAGATTTTAATCCATACGAGATTCCTCAACCAAGCGATTTGAACGAAGTATTTTTAAAATTGATCTCTTCTCCGAATATAGCAAGCAAGGAATGGGTTTATCAGCAATATGACACGATGGTGAGAACAAATACTGTTGTTTTGCCAGGCGGGGATGCATCTGTTATAAGAATTAAGGAAACGAATAAAGCAATTTCAATTAAAGCAGATTGCAACGCAAGATATGTTTATCTTAATCCATATCGTGGTGCGATGATAGCGGTTGCGGAATCAGCAAGAAATGTCGTTTGCACAGGAGCAGAACCAGTTGCAATTACAAATTGTCTGAACTTTGGAAATCCGTATAAGCCAGAGATATTTTGGCAATTTAAAGAAGCAGTCCGTGGAATGGGCGATGCTTGTAGATTTTTTAACACTCCAGTAACTGGTGGTAATGTAAGCTTTTACAATGAAAGTCCCGATGGAGCTGTTTATCCAACGCCAGTTATTGGGATGCTTGGAATTATTGATGATTTAAAGTTTGTGACAACTGCAAATTTCAAAGAACCAGGAGATATCATCGTTCTTCTTGGAAAAAATACTGACGAGATTGGTGGGAGCGAGTATCTTGCTTGGATTTATGATAAAGTTTTAGGTGATGCACCAGAAATTGATCTTGAACTTGAAAAAAAAGTTCAAAAGGCATGTCTTGAAGGTATACGGCTTGGGCTTGTGAAGTCCGCGCATGATGTTTCAGATGGTGGTATTGCTGTTGCACTTGCTGAATGTTGTATAATTGATAAGGAAAATATTTTAGGTTGTGAGGTTAAACTTAAAGATGAAATTCGCCCGGACTTCTTATTGTTTGGTGAGGGTCAGTCAAGAATAATAGTTACCGTCGTTCCCGAAAATTTGAGAAAGTTTGAAGATATATGTCTTGCCAATGAAGTTCCATATTCTGTAATTGGGGTAGTAACGGAAACGAAGAAGATAAAGATAAACGATTGGATTGAACTTGATATTGAGCAAGTTGCTGATTTATACTATAACTCAATCCGAAGGATTATGGAGGTTGTTTGAAAAAAAATTTGTGGGCCCTGGAGGACTCGAACCTCCGACCCGCTGATTATGAGTCAGCTGCTCTGACCAACTGAGCTAAGGGCCCGTTGAATGTTCGGTATTAATTTAAAAAATTTGAACGAAAAAGTCAAGATTTTGCTTTTTTTGGTTAAACAAAATTACACAAAAACGCATGGTTTCAAGATTACGCTCAATAGATTGGTTTGATGGAAAAGTGAGATTTATTGACCAAACAAAATTGCCAACGGAACTTGTCATAGTTGAAACGGATGATCATAAGGTTTTGATTGAGGCGATAAAGAAGCTCAAGATCCGTGGGGCTCCAGCTATTGGGATCGCTGCAGGATTTGGGATTTACCTTGGAATAAAGAACTTTAATGAAGATGACAAAGAAAAGTTGAAAATTTCTTTTGAAAATGTATGTGATGAATTTGCAAAGACGAGACCAACGGCGGTAAATTTGTTTTGGGCTATTGAAAGGATGAAAAATGTATTTCATAAAAATTTTGCTCTTGATGTGGACGAAATAAAAAATAAACTTCTTGATGAGGCGCTTTCAATACAAAAGGATGATATCCAAATGTGTAAACAGATCGGATTGAACGGTGCAATGTTGATCCCGGATAAGGCAAATATCTTAACACATTGCAATACTGGTTGGCTTGCAACTGGGGACTATGGGACTGCGCTTGGTGTAATTTACACTGCTTTTGAACAGGGGAAAAAGATCAAAGTTTATGTTGATGAGACAAGACCGCTTCTGCAAGGAGCTCGGCTTACGACATGGGAGCTGATGCAGAGGGGAATTGAAACGATTTTGATCACAGATAACATGGCTTCTTATCTTATGAAACTTGGAAAAGTTGACTGTGTGATCGTTGGTGCTGATAGAGTTGCTTTAAACGGCGATACTGCAAATAAAATTGGTACATATGGGCTTGCGATATCAGCAAAGTATCACGGCATACCTTTCTATGTCGCTTGTCCAACTTCTTCAATTGATTTCAATATAAAAACTGGGGATGAGATACCAATTGAGGAGCGAGGTTCGGAGGAAATCGTAGAATTCATGGGCAAGAGAATTGCGCCAGAAGGCGTTAAGACATTTTCACCGGCTTTTGATGTCACTCCGAACGATTTGATAAGCGCAATTATAACAGAGCATGGGGTTATATATCCACCTTTTGAAGAAAACATTCGGAAATTGAAGGAAAAAATTTCTTTTCGTGATTAGATGCTCAGCAAAACGGAAGCAGTTGTGTTAAAAGCGATGAAGTATAGGGAAACGAGCAAGATTGTAACTTTGTACACTAAAAAATTTGGCAAGATGAATGTAATTGCCAAGGGGGCGATGCTTACAACGAGCAAATTCGGAGCATCGCTTGAACCTATGTCTTACATCCTTGCTGTGTTATACAAAAAGGAAACAAGAGAACTTCAATTTCTTTCGCAAGCGGATATAGTTAAACCTTTTTTGAATCTTTATTCTAACTATGTTAAGATGACGCTTGGGCTTTCAATTTGTGAGATCGTTTATAAGTTGATCAAGTTTGAAGAAGAAAATGTAAAGATTTTTAAATTACTTGTTGACACGCTTGATAAACTTGACTTGGCCGAGAAAAACGAGATAAACTTGCTGTGGTTCTTTCTTGTTCATTTGCTTGAGGAAAGCGGTTTCAAAATTAATTTCAATTACTGCATCGCTTGTGGTCAAAAATTTAAAGATGAAAACTTAACTCAGAAGGTAGTTTTTCTACCTGATAAAGGTGGGTTTTTGTGCTCAAAATGTGCCTCTGGATTGGAGGTGGGCGTTTTTTATTCCGTTGCCACATATAAAAGTTTAAGTTGGATTGAAAGAGCAAAAGTTGAAAATGTAACAAATTTGAAACTTGCAAGTAATATAAATAATGAGATACAAAACTTGTTGACCAGCTATATGCGTGAGCACTTTGACGAGCCAGTGAATTTGAAATCGCTTGAAATTTATTATAAATTAAAGTGAAACAAAGTAGGTTTATAGTCCGTTATTATTTATGATGAAATTTAATTAAAAACAAAAACCTTGGTTGGAGGCAAAGAAACCATGACGAAAAAGCAAGTAATCGGAGCAATTGCACTTGTACTTGCGGGAATGTTATTCGGAGTTATTCTTGTATCGGGATTTAACGCTGTCAAGCCGATTGTAGCTTTTGATACTCCTGTTATTGGAGCACAAGATAAGCCAACGAACACAAAATTTGATATATTATCAACACAAAACGCTTTTGTTCAGGTAGCAAAGGAAGTTGTTCCAACTGTCGTTTCAATCAAAGTCGTTAGCAGAAGCGAAGGTCAAAGTCGTCCATTTGATTTCTTCCATTTCTTTGGACCTGATTTTGAATTTAGAATGCCGGATCCGAGACCGCAAGAAGGTATGGGTTCAGGGGTAATAATAACAAAAGATGGATATATTCTTACAAACAATCATGTCGTTGAAGGTGGAGAAAAAGGAAGTATAACGGTAACTCTTTGGGATGGCAGGGAATTTAAAGGCAAGCTAATAGGAAGGGATAAGTTAACGGATCTTGCTGTGATAAAAATTGAAGCGAAAGATCTACCTGTTGCAAGATTCGGAAATTCTGATGAGTTGCAAGTGGGGCAATGGGTCCTTGCGGTTGGAAATCCTCTTGGACTAAACCTTACGGTTACAGCTGGAATAGTAAGTGCGATGAGTAGAAATATAGGGATAATAAGGGATTCATACGGTGTTGAAAACTTTATACAAACTGATGCAGCAATTAATCCTGGCAATAGTGGTGGTCCGCTCGTTAATTTAAATGGTGAGGTCGTTGGGATAAATACCGCAATTGCTTCAAGGACTGGTTATTATCAAGGATATGGTTTCGCCATTCCTATAAATCTTGCTCGTAAAGTTGCGGAAGATATAATAAAATACGGAAAGGTAAGACGAGGAGTTCTTGGAGTGCAAATTTCTCAACTTGATGAATCAACCGCGAAAGGATTTGGGCTTGATAAACCGCGTGGGATTTTGGTTCAAGATGTTATATCTGGTAGCGCAGCTGAAGAAGCAGGGATTAAAAACGGAGATATAATTCTTGAATGCGATGGTAAAGAAGTTAATAAGCCAGGTGAACTTCAAGAGATAATTGCAAGAAAGCGACCTGGCGATAAGGTTAAATTAAAAATTTATCGTGATGGAAAGACATTTGAAGTCACCGCGACGTTGAAACCAAGAAAAGAGGATGAAGAGGTTGCGCAGGCAGAGGAAAGTAGACCACCAGCAAGGGAAATTGAGCCTGGAGTTGTTAACTTTGAAAAACTTGGTTTAACAGTTGCAAATCTTGATGAGGAAGCAAAAAACAAGCATAAAGTCAAAAACGGCGTCATAATCACAAAAGTTGAACCTTTTTCCGAAGCTTTTGACAAGGGAATTAGAGAAAATGACATAATCATTGAAGCAGACAGAAAACCAGTTCGCAATGTTGATGAGTTGAAAAAAATAATACAAAGTCATAAATCAGGTGAAGTTGTGCTTTTAAGAATTAAAACTTCTGCTGGAAATAGGTTTGTTGGGTTAACGATACCTTAAGGTAAAAAGAGGCGTGGCAAGTTTGCCACGCCTTTTTTGTTTTTAAAAAATTGACAAGATGTAAATTTTTTGTTATTTTTAGGTAGAATCAAAACTCATAGAGAAAGCAAATGAAAAAAGCTTTCGTCGTTATCTTTTTACTTTTGTTAACTAATTCTCTCTTATCTCAGGGTTCAGCAGGTGCAGGGGCTACTTTTCAGCAAAGATTCATAGTAGATATGCCAACCGCTGGACTTTTGAGGTCAAATAGCGTTTCGCTTGATGCCGATTTTTTTGCAGATGGAGGATTGATGCTTCGTCTTAATGCCTCTGCTTTTAACCGATTAAATTTCGGAATCTCGTATGGTGGTAGTAAAATAATTGGAAATGGAAATGTAAATTGGTATAAACTTCCTGGTGTAAATCTAAAAATTAGAATAATTGATGAAACGAAAAATTTCCCAGCGATCGCGATTGGATTTGATTCGCAAGGAAGAGAGAAATATGTTGATAGTTTGAAAAGATATGAGTTCAAATCTCCAGGATTTTTCATCGTAGGTAGTAAATCGTTTATCTTTCTTGGTTATGCTTCAGTTCACGGCGGTATAAATTATTCTCTTGAAAAAGACGACGGTGATAAATCAGTAAATTATTACATTGGCTTTGACAAAACCATCGGAAACGATCTCACATTTTCAATGGAGTATAATTTTGCTATAAATGATAATTCTGCGAACGCTCTCGGGAGTGGTAAAGGTTATTTGAATGCTGGTATAAGGTGGTCGCTCGGTAGCGGATTTACAATTGAATTCAATTGGAAAGATATCTTGCGCAATAAAGAGCCTGGAAATTCAAGAGTTGTGAAACTTGAGTATATTCAGTCGTTTTAAACGAATTTTTTATCAAATTTAAGTTGTTAAATTTATTGAGGTAAAAATTTAAAGGCAGCGAGGAGGTGGCAAAAATGAAAAAATTAATTTTAATTTTGTTTGCTGGGTTTTTGTTTTGGGGGTGTTATACGCAGATCGGAACGGTGAGAGAAGATGAAGGTTATTCAACTGCTGAAACGAGAAAAGAAAGCCGCATTTATAACGAAAGCTATAACCACGGTAGTTGGTTTTATCACAAATATGTTTATCGCTATTACCTACCTTATCCAAGGTATTATCTATTTTTTAAATACTACACACCAGGGTTTGGCATCGGCTGGAGTGAGTGGTGGTACTATGATCCGTATTGGTTTGATTATTATTGTTGGGATTGGGACTGGTATTGGTGGAACAGATATTGTAGCTTTTATTGGTATCTGCCAGCGTGGTATTATTATCCATGGTGGTATAGGGCACCTATCATTGTGATAATTAACAATTATCCACCTTATTCTGACAGATCTGATAGATCGGTTGTTTATAGACCGAGAAATTTTGGTTCAACTCGTGAAGGGGCGCGTGATGAAAGGGTAAGAAGCGAGTCAGGTTCGCAAACTGTGTCTCCACCATCAAGAAGTATTCCAAGAAGTTCTAGTGAAGGTATAAGAACTTCGTCTGACGATGGAAGTATGAGAAAACCATCTGGATCAGGTAGGGAAGTACCAAGAGTTGAAGAAAGAGGAGGTCGTGAAAGACCTCGTGAAATAGGCGCAACAAGAACTCCACAAAATCCAAGAGTTGTTCCAAGGTCAAATAGTAATGGTGATGAAAGCGTAGCACCGAGTCAGGATTCGGCGCCACCGCAAAGAACAAATCCACCGAGAAGATCTGGATCAACTAGAAATTTGATTCAAATTGATAGAGACAATTCCGGAAGGAGCACTTTGATTGAGGTACCAAGACAAAGTAGAGTTAACAATCCATCTTCAGTTTTGCAAGGTGGTTTCGTTGGAAGTTCATCAGATGACCGAAGAGGAGAACAAAAAAGACAAATTGGAAATAGAAGATGAGAAAATTATTTGGTTTCGGTTTATTGTTTTTAATTGGCTGCTATACAGTTTTAAAGCATCCTGAAATTAGTTACACTGATTCTGCTGGTGAAACCTACGTTTCTTATGTGTCATATAGAAGTGATTGTTTTAAATGCCATTCAAATGCTGAAATAGCGTATTATAATTTAATTCCAGCGCATAGCTCTTCACCTTGGGCTTACTACAATACTCCGTGGTGGTTATGGTGGTCGGAGAATTATAATGATACTGTCAAATCTCAAACCACAAATTCAATTAACGAAAATACAAGGGAATTTGGATCACGCAGATCTACATCAAGTAATAATAATTTCTTTACACCGCCGCCACCTACGAGAACTCCAACAAGATCTGAAACAGGGATGAGTTCGGATAGCTCGTCATCAATCGGAAAAGAAAGAGATTCAAAAACAGGTGAAGGACGAGATTCATCTGGCATTCGTTCTGAAGAAAACTCAAGAAACCAAGGTAGAGAATCTGAACAAAACAAGGAAGGTAAAAGAAACATAGGTTCAAAAAGAAGATGAGGAAAGGAGTTTTGCTTTTAATTCTTTTAGTTGATTTTATGTTAGCGCAATTTCCTGAGGATGCTTTGAGGTATTCAATTTTAAATTCAGGTGTCGGGGCGAGAGCAATCGGGCTTGGATTTGCATATATCGGTGTTTCTGATGATTATTCTGCGTTTTTTTGGAATCCCGCAGGGCTTGCACAAATAAGAAGATTTGAATTTGCAGGCGGTTTAAATTATTTATCGCTTACTAATTCAGCAAAGGTTTTTAACTATTCCAATTCTTTCAAAAATACAGCAACAAATTTGAACACTGTTGCTCTTGTTTTACCTGTCCCAACAATTCGTGGAAGTTTAGTTTTCGCTGGTGGTTATGCGCGTGTTTCTGATTTCACTGGGACTTTGTCAATCTCACTTTTTAACACTCAAAGCTCCATAGTTCCATCGCTTTATGATCCTGACCCTAATTATGATCTTGCGTGGAAGCTTGGGCTTGAAGATTCAACAGGCGCAACGCAGATCTTGAACAATGTCCATCAAAAGATTACTTTATACGAGAGCGGTGGGTTAAATCACTGGTTTGCTTCCGGCGCAATTGATATAGCAGAAAATTTATCTGTGGGACTTACTATTTCAATCGTCACTGGTAATTACAAATACGACAGAAAGTTTGATGAAACTGATACGCGAAACTTTTACAGAAATTATCCTTGGGATTTTAATCAACTGACGGTATCGGACATAGTTGATGCTACTGTAAATGGCTTTTCGGCAATTGCAGGTTTAATGTATAGAAGTAACTTTTTCAGAGTTGGATTGATCGCGAGATTACCATCATCTCTAAATGTCAGAGAAGATTATTCAAGGAGCGGAAAAAGTTCTTTTGACAAGGGCGATTCTTATTCCTATTCCTATTCTGGCATTTCAAAGTATAAAGTTCTTTCACCTTTTTATTTCGGAGGAGGGTTATCGTTCAATGTAAAAGATATAGTTATCGTTGCAGGTGATATCGTTTATGTTGATTGGCGACAAATGGAGTTTAAAAATAATCCTGATTTAGTTCAACTCAACAGAGATATAAAAGAAACATTTAGAGAGACAGTAAGTTTAAGTGGTGGGGTTGAGGTTTTGATGCCGTTCCTGCAACAGGTGAAGATAAGAGCAGGGTATAGCTATAGACCTTCACAATATGTAGAGGACGCTGGGATTTCAAGCAGAGCAACGAGATTGTTAACTCTTGGTTTTAGCGTTCTTTTACAAAAAACACTTTTAATAGATTTCGCATACACTGCAGGTAAATGGAGCACAATTCGGACGCAATATAGTTATACACTTGGTAATAACTAT is a window from the Candidatus Kryptonium sp. genome containing:
- the recO gene encoding DNA repair protein RecO gives rise to the protein MLSKTEAVVLKAMKYRETSKIVTLYTKKFGKMNVIAKGAMLTTSKFGASLEPMSYILAVLYKKETRELQFLSQADIVKPFLNLYSNYVKMTLGLSICEIVYKLIKFEEENVKIFKLLVDTLDKLDLAEKNEINLLWFFLVHLLEESGFKINFNYCIACGQKFKDENLTQKVVFLPDKGGFLCSKCASGLEVGVFYSVATYKSLSWIERAKVENVTNLKLASNINNEIQNLLTSYMREHFDEPVNLKSLEIYYKLK
- a CDS encoding DegQ family serine endoprotease — encoded protein: MTKKQVIGAIALVLAGMLFGVILVSGFNAVKPIVAFDTPVIGAQDKPTNTKFDILSTQNAFVQVAKEVVPTVVSIKVVSRSEGQSRPFDFFHFFGPDFEFRMPDPRPQEGMGSGVIITKDGYILTNNHVVEGGEKGSITVTLWDGREFKGKLIGRDKLTDLAVIKIEAKDLPVARFGNSDELQVGQWVLAVGNPLGLNLTVTAGIVSAMSRNIGIIRDSYGVENFIQTDAAINPGNSGGPLVNLNGEVVGINTAIASRTGYYQGYGFAIPINLARKVAEDIIKYGKVRRGVLGVQISQLDESTAKGFGLDKPRGILVQDVISGSAAEEAGIKNGDIILECDGKEVNKPGELQEIIARKRPGDKVKLKIYRDGKTFEVTATLKPRKEDEEVAQAEESRPPAREIEPGVVNFEKLGLTVANLDEEAKNKHKVKNGVIITKVEPFSEAFDKGIRENDIIIEADRKPVRNVDELKKIIQSHKSGEVVLLRIKTSAGNRFVGLTIP
- a CDS encoding YjbH domain-containing protein, which translates into the protein MKKAFVVIFLLLLTNSLLSQGSAGAGATFQQRFIVDMPTAGLLRSNSVSLDADFFADGGLMLRLNASAFNRLNFGISYGGSKIIGNGNVNWYKLPGVNLKIRIIDETKNFPAIAIGFDSQGREKYVDSLKRYEFKSPGFFIVGSKSFIFLGYASVHGGINYSLEKDDGDKSVNYYIGFDKTIGNDLTFSMEYNFAINDNSANALGSGKGYLNAGIRWSLGSGFTIEFNWKDILRNKEPGNSRVVKLEYIQSF
- a CDS encoding outer membrane protein transport protein, which codes for MRKGVLLLILLVDFMLAQFPEDALRYSILNSGVGARAIGLGFAYIGVSDDYSAFFWNPAGLAQIRRFEFAGGLNYLSLTNSAKVFNYSNSFKNTATNLNTVALVLPVPTIRGSLVFAGGYARVSDFTGTLSISLFNTQSSIVPSLYDPDPNYDLAWKLGLEDSTGATQILNNVHQKITLYESGGLNHWFASGAIDIAENLSVGLTISIVTGNYKYDRKFDETDTRNFYRNYPWDFNQLTVSDIVDATVNGFSAIAGLMYRSNFFRVGLIARLPSSLNVREDYSRSGKSSFDKGDSYSYSYSGISKYKVLSPFYFGGGLSFNVKDIVIVAGDIVYVDWRQMEFKNNPDLVQLNRDIKETFRETVSLSGGVEVLMPFLQQVKIRAGYSYRPSQYVEDAGISSRATRLLTLGFSVLLQKTLLIDFAYTAGKWSTIRTQYSYTLGNNYYSLITDEENTARNFVVTFRYRF